One Gemmatimonadota bacterium genomic window, GCCTCGCTCCACTTCTTTTCCTTGTACGGCCCGTTGATGGCGAAGGCGAAGAGCAGGTTGGCCGCGTCGTCCCCCGAGATGGACCCGGCGTCACGCGCCCGCGACAGCGCCGCGCGCGCGTCCGCCAGCCGGCCCGCCTCGATCAGCCAGGAGGCCATCATGCCGTCGAAGTTGGCGACGCTCTCGTCGATGGCGCGCGCGCTCTCCAGCGTCTCGATGGCGCGATCGAGCTGGCCCGCGTCCTTGCGCACCGTGGCGACCTGCACCAGCAGTCCGGCGTCGTCGGGCAGGGCCGCCTCCGCGCGATCGCCGAAGGCGACGGCGCGGTCGGTCTGCTCCAGCTTGCGCATGGCGTTGAGCATGTTGCGCAGCATGACCGCGTCCGCCGAGTCGGGCTGCGCGGTGAAGACCGCGTCGTAGTTCGCCAGCGCCTTCTCGTACGTGGGGTTGGCCAGGGCCCAATCGGCCTCGTCCTCGGACTCCTCGTAGCGCTGCGCGGCGGGCAGCGCGAAATGCCCGATGTAGAGCTTGAGCGTCATGTCCTCGGGCGCGTACTCGACGCCCTCTTCGGCGAGCGTCAGCGCGCCCGCCGGGTCGCCGGCTTCCATCAGGTCCAGCGCCACGCGCAGCCGCACGTCCACGTTGCCCGGGTCGAGCTCGAGCATCTGCCGGAAGTAGCCCAGCGCGCGCTCGCCGTCGCCCAACAGCGTCGCCGCGTACCCGGCGCTCTGCATCGCGCCCTCGTGCACCGGGTTCTGCTCCAACACTGCATCGAAATCGGACAGCGACCCGTGGACGAGCTGGTCGCGCTCCCCTGGGCTACCGTTGGTGCCCTCCATGCCCTCGGCCTTGCCGAGCTTGGCGCGGCCGCGCGAGTACAGCGCGGTCTGCATGGTGGGGTTGATCGCCAGCGCCTCCTCGCAGGTGCGCAACGCGTTGTCCCACTGCTGGCTACCCACGTAGTCCACGCAGATAGCCGCGGAGCGAAGCTGCTGCACGTAGTCCTGGAAGGCGCCGTGGATCTCCTGGGCGGCGTGGTCGTCGTCGGTGCTCGAGAACTCCGGCACCGTGAACGGCTCGCCGTTGCGCGCGCCCTGGAAGTTGGAGTTCACGATGCGCGTGCTGTTGGTCTCGGTGTACTCCCCGCAGAAGATGAGCTCCACGCTCATCTGCACGGCGAGCTGGCGCCACTGGATGCACCCCAGGTCCTTCTCCTTCAGATCGAACTCGCGCAGCTTCTTGCGGATCTCGTCCCGCTCCACGGACACGTGCGTGTCCATGTCGTCGATCAGGTCGCGCAGCTTCTCCGACACGTCCTTGCCGAAGTTGTCCTTCGCGCCCTCGAGCGGCTCCAGATTCGGAACCAGAACCTTGAAGCGGCCCTGTCCCTGCAGGGGCGGCGCCAACGCAATGGCTGCCGCGAGTGCTAGGAACGGGCCGAGCATCGCGGCTCGCTTTAAGGAGTGCGGGATCATGGGGTGCTCTCTCCGATCGCCTGGTCGGTCGTTGGTACGGCCGCGAATCCAACCGCGACTTTGCCGGCTGTAGATAACCCGGTCCGGCTTGGTTTGTTCGTTTCGGTTTCGCAGGCGCGCACGATACCCGCTAAGGGTTTCCACCGCAAGCGAAATCGGGACGCGCCCATTACTTAGAAGCAAACCAGGGGCCACGCGTCACATCACCGGCGCAGGCAATGGCGGTCGTGGACCGCGGTTGGCGCCGATTCCGGGGTTCGGCGATATTGGCATGCCCGCCGCGGCCGGGCGGGCCCCGAAACCCGTCGGCGTCTGGTCGTCTACCATGGAGAACGTACCTGTCCCATCCGAGTGACACGCCGACGCGAGGCGCGCACAGCGAGCGTCGCCGGGGTCGCCTCGCGGCCTCCCTGGCCGCCGCCGTCCTTCTCGCCACGGCGAGCGCGGCGGTCG contains:
- a CDS encoding tetratricopeptide repeat protein, with amino-acid sequence MLGPFLALAAAIALAPPLQGQGRFKVLVPNLEPLEGAKDNFGKDVSEKLRDLIDDMDTHVSVERDEIRKKLREFDLKEKDLGCIQWRQLAVQMSVELIFCGEYTETNSTRIVNSNFQGARNGEPFTVPEFSSTDDDHAAQEIHGAFQDYVQQLRSAAICVDYVGSQQWDNALRTCEEALAINPTMQTALYSRGRAKLGKAEGMEGTNGSPGERDQLVHGSLSDFDAVLEQNPVHEGAMQSAGYAATLLGDGERALGYFRQMLELDPGNVDVRLRVALDLMEAGDPAGALTLAEEGVEYAPEDMTLKLYIGHFALPAAQRYEESEDEADWALANPTYEKALANYDAVFTAQPDSADAVMLRNMLNAMRKLEQTDRAVAFGDRAEAALPDDAGLLVQVATVRKDAGQLDRAIETLESARAIDESVANFDGMMASWLIEAGRLADARAALSRARDAGSISGDDAANLLFAFAINGPYKEKKWSEA